GTTAACCTCGCGAGCTCCTCCACCTTGACATTTTCACTTAACTTCAACGGTGCTGTGTAGAGATTAAATAACTCGATTCTTGATTTTAGATCTGGTAATGGTACGTAGATTCTCCTTTGAAAACGGCGTAAGAATGGCCAATCTAGACACCAAGGTTTATTCGTAGCACCTATCACATATAGGTGAAGGCATTTCTTACCTTTATCCAAGATCCCATCCATCTCTTTGAGGAATTGGTTCCTTACACGAACTTCGCCACCCACTTCCTGATTCCTCGAACCGAGTAACGAATCCAATTCGTCGATAAAGATTATCACCGGAACACCTTCATTGAGGACTATATTCCTCGCATATTCGAAGAGCTGGGCGACATTCTTTTCAGCCTCCCCTAACCACTTACTCATGATCGAGGCAGCATCGACAGTTATGAAACGGCCTTTAATCTCGGCCGCGGTGGCTGCTGCCAACATCGTCTTCCCACAACCCGGTGGGCCATATAGCAATATGCCTCTTGGGAAGCCTAATGGGAATAGGTCTGGGCGTTGTGTCGGGAATATGATAGATTCTTGAATGGCCCTCTTAGCATCCTCAAGATCTACAACATCCTCCCATTTTACATTGGGCTTCTCCTCTAATACAAGATCTGAGAAGGAAGCTTTGAGCGATTGAACCATCTTGGGGCTATTACTAATATGACCATCAGCAGTATGGCTATTTTCACTTATCACCCCCTGATTCTTCTCTTGGATGTTGATACCATGGGCCATTTGAAGGGCCTTAATCCTCTGTTGATAGGCTAAAGCCCTTTCCATGTACAATTTATTGAGGTTATAATCAGGGTATAGTTTAGCAAGTTTAATGAGTGTTGCGATCGCCCGTTGATACATTTCGATAGCCATTCCACGGGCCCCTTGTGAATCCAGTCTGATCGCTTCTGCCGCATACCTACTTGCCGCATTCTCTAACTCTTTTGCTGCATCCATA
This is a stretch of genomic DNA from Nitrososphaerales archaeon. It encodes these proteins:
- a CDS encoding ATP-binding protein; translation: MDAAKELENAASRYAAEAIRLDSQGARGMAIEMYQRAIATLIKLAKLYPDYNLNKLYMERALAYQQRIKALQMAHGINIQEKNQGVISENSHTADGHISNSPKMVQSLKASFSDLVLEEKPNVKWEDVVDLEDAKRAIQESIIFPTQRPDLFPLGFPRGILLYGPPGCGKTMLAAATAAEIKGRFITVDAASIMSKWLGEAEKNVAQLFEYARNIVLNEGVPVIIFIDELDSLLGSRNQEVGGEVRVRNQFLKEMDGILDKGKKCLHLYVIGATNKPWCLDWPFLRRFQRRIYVPLPDLKSRIELFNLYTAPLKLSENVKVEELARLTEGYSCSDIRDICQSVQIRVVAELFESGVALDKTSKPREITMNDFKEVLKSRKPSISKDMIRAYMAWSENFKALV